Proteins found in one Syngnathus acus chromosome 9, fSynAcu1.2, whole genome shotgun sequence genomic segment:
- the kntc1 gene encoding kinetochore-associated protein 1 isoform X1 yields the protein MWNDVELLVNEDSGNVRFGSISAEENGSSLYQLDTLVKVSSNEVQPDPHLYSITGSNWSVLVADKTVVLFAERFQTVLLLLHFKSDVDAVDVCLEGDFLLVCERNGNLHLIFVPHKKILLTKALVEPNSGDRKTYCALITEESKVSQGLYHVFLVIKDGFFHIVNLNLVRIKTAIENMDMATLKELQSVIKIDFCSTEMYHNKGCGNAVAFTLANEIHLFIGGDGEHAVTHWIVDSHESKICLAHSMDNSLIAGVKKMVVVENVLYILDTEEVLSRWDAHFLVMVHIWPDVALLDFQIITECGSAALVEGAVADSQAKGSVKMITLEKQNKSQINSLRIRCLPSMAVCYCLDVSSVSCLVQRNISMDTIYLVEGIGTTSESCSSRGESVSSLIVRCLTETLPENRLSRLLHKQRFEEAEQFAALFELDLELVYKVKLAFLLEQLASASVGDCGQDEWSELVEEARINLLKIADERFVVDYCIKCPWPTFDTAEKMLSLAATHSSSLQIQEALARLATFCSLHGPDKFNGIDWIEFLNSSDMLGDVLSHLRDGDLWGAQLLWLKYEGHIAGRFDESKLEAVLDAIPEDLPSRDLCPWFKNVFLPFVRRVLPSGQKMLAKWIEQRARNLELMEKGAWPQNGLALAELGLPPLWLWLKSDDYYASKEVENLRTLVCNLRQLLELHTKYNCSLSLSLFEKGKVRSVAFLMLDKAAAPNLIAATVENHILPYADEHGILLDELLLQYIKDMLENCNSQTNTLFTAWEAKAVAVLGCMADMDLKVDAVLAIMQKAVFPWNPVVEDQIQLYLEMEGPKQELLKESYRLMEIRKLLWGYGIRSCTLSSPSYMMAAVRYILKQDSPTCLQDTIALAEAYKLPTSHINYLYLVRLIGQGQSDACVTALKSLPREEVTCVMKRLTSWALLKLEEDHLSDEHKKEKMVIAQVMVEALKYQLVIHKHEALQSMESENSLHMFKAIARLQEDFDIFLTPTNYEDADIQKEIREHHIAAHERARSARPSAAISTEADLRRLGRSLQCSEQELWSDMALRALGTGNVQEALHILSELYEHHNNTGTGKVLFTAAKTLCHMLESDVPMVLPDDTDLPAVIYHLACQASTVCHPDLLLDCLELCKSTRLAMDIYHQCQISDSYGFVAKDFATDAEKDPSSQWCFQDVFHEDCIILDPLSVLPVQYEITHCLIPVSQDSKLYPLDCSCLSHCSFKDGFNYLQPLLSPLLSMLQMLQECSQLELALRVLVNSYGSCLQHVTSNVMDFKISAQLYDVEEMRKYRGSLNELRKITNSSLNSIAVALLNKVFNWRMVDCHLAIGLCTLLSKEEVLKILWKVIDNTWENYEKILAVARVGVELCGSYNLPEEKNKFLSVITDAEWGIKLAKIEISIHPVFHQPAELIPVLVKNKKITPEIILQYCRTYGLDSDNVINQYVTTVLLFHDEEGEGQAQALCHAEALERALGIIPKLRQTHELIGSLSAAIFKLSPYNYEKIEVVLKLLLAADENVAGFSASQAFGLLQHLKSYKRLAPPSDVEHAYLLENNSLPPTPLDAVRLPFHLLLQNKHYWKIISPELSEKTFPTLLLISKLMKVSLDKLYVLAVNHVFDAKMKPLVLEQSKRAQAAGKKKEIHKVAMTLMRYIRCIKNQEWAAATALKITQELPPGNEKTQSLRFCLAIGKTWLAEPDIDDAMRTRGEAFTSKVHLQLRRSATESALMPTQLNTAEYLKLSGAPDKLITALYEHSSVERRFRDSGGHAYPDIHAVVKEIVTINQVDLLKIHNMLLEKWLCKTGSVLAKDNIHQECVRNVKDDIDLMRVVHMLQSQPTANAVCLLSSILTAETWPLSKSGPRLTSHHRTRALLCLVRLADADTLEAQLKIPREDLDNYLKCYIFVSWLEALNIPYTVRSFLSSPKEGLIKGLWKNHSHEPQAVCLVADLCLEYKVYDPQLWNGLLQKMLCFNLISDLQKVLEAAVAVPALWEISSFSRAWKSLLLAPFITASLPLSVDQQATFHRNFVLLLKCPLLLNMDLIRIAKGFAQFNLLAFALGTLLLIPCVSKKDQQVQGFLCVHDPLAVLEQEEKLMNTGEFAGIPSQIRDTVLTYMMQHDQHVQLVKTNHFTHMKKLMATNGQPEKVKDLINYLISHNCQEDAHWLAQEYMKHRQHGNATN from the exons ATGTGGAACGACGTGGAGCTTTTAGTCAACGAGGATTCAGGCAATGTCCGCTTCGGCAGTATATCAGCGGAGGAGAATGGCAGTAGCTTGTACCAATTGGACACATTGGTCAAGGTGTCCTCgaatgag GTGCAGCCAGACCCTCATCTGTACTCCATCACTGGAAGCAACTGGAGCGTTCTTGTTGCCGACAAGACGGTGGTCCTCTTTGCCGAGCGCTTCCAGACCGTTCTGCTGCTTCTTCACTTTA AAAGTGACGTGGATGCTGTCGACGTGTGCCTGGAGGGAGATTTTCTGTTAGTGTGTGAAAGAAACGGCAACCTGCACTTGATCTTTGTTCCACACAAGAAAATACTCCTCACCAAA GCTTTGGTTGAACCAAACAGCGGTGACAGGAAAACGTATTGTGCTCTCATCACAGAGGAAAGCAAGGTATCGCAAG GCCTGTACCATGTGTTTCTGGTCATAAAGGATGGCTTCTTCCATATCGTCAACCTTAATTTGGTCAGAATCAAAACAG CCATTGAAAACATGGACATGGCCACTTTAAAAGAG CTTCAGAGTGTCATCAAGATTGACTTCTGCTCCACCGAGATGTACCACAACAAAGGCTGCGGCAACGCAGTTGCCTTCACTTTGGCCAATGAGATCCATTTATTCATCGGG GGAGACGGTGAGCACGCAGTTACCCACTGGATCGTCGATTCTCATGAGTCCAAGATATGTCTCGCTCACTCCATGGACAATAGTTTGATAGCAG gTGTCAAgaaaatggtggtggtggaaaATGTTCTGTACATTCTTGACACGGAG GAAGTCCTGAGCCGTTGGGATGCGCATTTCCTGGTTATGGTTCACATCTGGCCAGATGTCGCTCTTCTCGACTTTCAAATAATCACCGAATGCGGCTCGGCGGCCTTGGTGGAAGG TGCTGTTGCTGACAGTCAAGCAAAAGGCAGTGTGAAGATGATCACCCTGGAGAAGCAAAATAAGAGCCAG atCAACTCCCTAAGGATTCGATGTTTGCCCTCCATGGCGGTTTGCTACTGCCTCGATGTCTCCTCAGTGTCCTGCCTGGTCCAGAGAAATATAAGCATG GACACCATTTATTTGGTGGAGGGGATTGGTACCACTTCAGAaag CTGCAGCAGTCGAGGAGAAAGTGTTTCCTCCCTCATCGTCCGCTGCCTGACAGAGACTTTGCCCGAGAACAG GTTGAGCAGACTTCTTCACAAACAGAGATTTGAAGAGGCTGAACAGTTTGCCGCTTTATTTGAACTGGATTTAGAG CTGGTTTACAAGGTGAAGCTGGCCTTCTTGCTGGAGCAGCTGGCCTCTGCGTCGGTGGGTGACTGCGGACAGGACGAATGGTCCGAACTTGTGGAGGAGGCCAGAATTAACTTGCTGAAGATTGCT GATGAGAGGTTTGTGGTGGATTACTGCATCAAGTGTCCCTGGCCGACCTTTGACACGGCGGAGAAGATGCTGAGCCTCGCCGCCACGCATTCCTCGTCCTTGCAGATCCAGGAGGCCCTCGCCAGACTAGCGACCTTCTGCAGTCTTCACGGCCCGGACAAATTCAA CGGCATCGACTGGATTGAGTTCCTGAACAGCTCGGACATGTTGGGAGACGTTCTGAGCCACTTGAGAGATGGAGACCTGTGGGGCGCTCAACTTCTTTGGCTGAAATACGAG GGCCACATTGCAGGCCGTTTTGATGAGAGCAAACTTGAAGCCGTCCTTGATGCGATTCCAGAGGATTTGCCATCCCGAGACCTGTGCCCCTGGTTcaagaatgtttttcttccctttgtcCGAAGAGTGCTTCCATCAGGACAG AAAATGCTGGCCAAGTGGATTGAGCAGAGGGCACGGAATCTGGAGCTGATGGAGAAG ggcgcTTGGCCACAGAACGGACTGGCCTTGGCAGAGCTCGGACTGCCACCTTTATGGCTATGGCTGAAATCT GATGACTACTACGCTTCGAAGGAAGTGGAGAACTTAAGGACCCTGGTTTGCAACCTGCGTCAGCTGCTGGAGCTCCATACAAAATACAACTGCAGTCTTTCGCTTTCGCTCTTTGAGAAG GGGAAGGTACGCAGTGTTGCATTCCTCATGCTGGATAAAGCGGCAGCTCCGAATCTGATCGCCGCCACAGTGGAAAATCACATCCTACCTTATGCTGATGAGCACGGCATTCTTTTGGATGAGCTGCTTCTGCAGTACATTAAG gaTATGCTAGAAAATTGCAACTCCCAAACCAACACGCTTTTCACGGCATGGGAAGCCAAAGCAGTGGCGGTGCTGGGATGCATGGCAGATATGGAT CTGAAGGTGGATGCTGTGTTGGCGATCATGCAGAAAGCTgtcttcccctggaatcctgtGGTGGAGGACCAGATTCAGCTGTACCTGGAGATGGAAGGACCAAA GCAGGAGCTTTTAAAAGAGAGCTACCGTCTGATGGAAATCCGCAAACTTCTGTGGGGCTACGGGATCCGCAGTTGCACCCTCTCAAGCCCAAGCTACATGATg GCGGCGGTTCGGTACATCTTGAAGCAGGACTCTCCAACATGTCTGCAAGACACCATAGCTCTCGCAGAAGCGTACAAACTTCCAACGTCTCATATCAACTACTTGTATCTCGTCCGGCTAATTGGCCAAGGCCAG AGCGATGCGTGTGTCACTGCGCTGAAGAGTTTGCCCCGCGAAGAGGTCACCTGCGTGATGAAGCGTCTCACATCCTGGGCACTGCTCAAGCTGGAGGAAGACCATCTGTCTGATGAA CACAAGAAGGAGAAGATGGTCATTGCTCAGGTGATGGTGGAGGCACTGAAATACCAGCTTGTCATACACAAAC ATGAGGCTCTTCAAAGCATGGAGTCCGAAAACAGCCTTCATATGTTTAAAGCAATCGCTCGCCTACAG gaggATTTTGATATCTTTTTGACCCCCACCAACTACGAAGATGCCGACATCCAGAAAGAGATCCGGGAGCATCACATCGCGGCACACGAGCGCGCACGTAGCGCTCGCCCGTCCGCAGCCATCTCCACCGAGGCCGACCTGCGTCGTCTGGGTCGGTCGCTGCAGTGCAGTGAGCAGGAGCTCTGGTCTGACATGGCCTTGCGAGCTTTGGGGACGGGCAATGTGCAGGAAGCACTGCACATCCTCAG CGAGCTTTATGAACATCACAACAACACGGGCACCGGCAAGGTGTTGTTCACCGCCGCCAAAACGCTGTGCCACATGCTAGAATCTGACGTACCCATGGTGCTGCCTGACGACACCGACCTGCCGGCCGTTATCTACCACCTCGCCTGCCAGGCCAGCACTGTGTGCCACCccg ACTTGCTGCTGGATTGTTTGGAGCTTTGCAAGTCAACACGGCTCGCCATGGACATCTACCACCAGTGCCAAATATCGGACAGCTACGGATTTGTCGCCAAG GATTTTGCCACGGACGCAGAGAAAGATCCATCTTCTCAATGGTGTTTCCAAGATGTCTTTCACGAAGATTGCATCATTTTGGACCCCTTGTCCGTGTTACCTGTCCAGTATGAGATCACCCACTGCTTGATACCTGTCTCTCAAG ACAGCAAACTGTACCCCCTGGATTGTTCTTGCCTCTCTCACTGCTCATTCAAAGACG GTTTCAATTACTTGCAGCCCCTGCTGAGTCCTCTGCTCAGCATGTTGCAGATGTTACAGGAGTGCAGTCAGCTGGAGCTGGCCCTTCGGGTGCTGGTCAACTCGTACGGCAGCTGCTTACAGCACGTCACCTCCAACGTCATGGACTTCAAGATTAGTGCACAG ctTTACGACGTAGAGGAAATGCGAAAGTACAGAGGGTCCTTGAATGAGTTGCGCAAGATCACCAACTCGTCCTTGAACTCCATCGCTGTGGCTCTGCTCAACAAA GTGTTCAACTGGAGGATGGTGGATTGCCATTTGGCCATCGGGCTGTGCACGCTCCTCTCAAAGGAAGAGGTTCTTAAAATCCTGTGGAAGGTTATCGACAACACGTGGGAAAACTACGAGAAGATTTTG gCTGTAGCCAGAGTCGGGGTCGAGCTTTGCGGCTCGTACAATCTCCCTGAGGAAAAGAACAAGTTTCTCTCAGTCATCACCGATGCTGAATGGGGCATCAAGCTTGCCAAAATAGAG ATCTCCATCCACCCTGTTTTTCACCAGCCAGCAGAGTTGATCCCTGTTCTGGTGAAGAACAAGAAGATCACTCCCGAAATCATCCTCCAGTACTGCAG AACGTACGGTCTGGACAGCGACAATGTCATCAATCAGTATGTTACCACCGTACTACTGTTCCATGATGAGGAAGGGGAGGGACAGGCGCAAGCCTTGTGCCATGCAGAGGCACTGGAGCGGGCCCTGGGCATCATCCCCAAGTTGCGCCAAACTCACGAGCTCATCGGCAGTCTGTCAGCTGCCATTTTTAAG CTCAGTCCATACAATTATGAGAAGATCGAGGTGGTGCTGAAGCTCTTATTGGCTGCTGATGAGAACGTTGCAGGCTTTTCTGCCAGTcag GCTTTTGGCCTCCTGCAGCACTTGAAGTCGTACAAGCGTCTGGCTCCTCCTTCAGATGTGGAGCACGCATACCTTCTGGAGAACAACAGCCTGCCACCGACCCCTCTGGATGCTGTCAGGTTGCCTTTCCATCTGCTCTTGCAGAACAAACACTACTGGAAGATCATAT CTCCAGAGCTAAGTGAGAAGACCTTCCCAACTCTTCTTCTAATCAGCAAACTGATGAAG GTGAGCCTGGACAAGCTTTACGTGTTGGCAGTCAACCACGTCTTTGATGCAAAGATGAAGCCCCTCGTCCTGGAGCAAAGCAAGAGAGCTCAGGCTGCAGGCAAGAAGAAGGAGATCCACAAAGTGGCCATGACCCTCATGAGGTACATTCGTTGCATCAAGAACCAGGAATGGGCGGCTGCCACGGCCCTCAAGATTACCCAGGAACTGCCTCCAG GCAATGAGAAGACGCAGTCACTTCGGTTTTGCTTGGCCATTGGAAAAACGTGGCTTGCGGAGCCAGACATTGAT GATGCCATGCGGACCCGAGGGGAAGCTTTCACATCCAAGGTGCACCTGCAGCTCCGGCGTTCGGCCACAGAGAGCGCCCTGATGCCCACTCAGCTCAACACAGCCGAGTACCTCAAGCTCAGCGGGGCTCCGGACAAACTCATTACGGCCCTCTACGAGCACAGTAGCGTGGAACGACGCTTCAGGGACTCAGGAGGGCATGCGTATCCTG ACATACATGCTGTGGTGAAGGAAATTGTCACCATCAACCAAGTGGATCTGTTGAAAATCCACAACATGCTCCTGGAAAAGTGGCTCTGCAAAACGGGTTCCGTGTTGGCAAAG GACAACATCCACCAGGAATGCGTCCGCAACGTCAAAGATGACATAGACTTAATGAG AGTGGTGCACATGCTGCAGTCTCAACCCACAGCCAACGCCGTGTGCCTTCTCAGCTCAATCCTGACTGCCGAGACTTGG CCTCTCAGCAAATCCGGCCCCCGGCTCACCTCACACCATCGAACCCGAGCGCTCCTTTGCCTCGTCCGTCTCGCCGACGCCGACACCCTGGAGGCCCAATTGAAGATCCCGAGGGAAGACCTGGA TAACTACCTGAAATGCTACATCTTTGTGTCCTGGCTGGAGGCGCTAAACATTCCCTACACGGTGCGGTCATTCCTCAGCAGCCCCAAAGAGGGCTTGATCAAAGGTCTGTGGAAGAATCACAGCCACGAGCCACAG GCAGTGTGCTTGGTGGCAGACCTGTGCCTGGAGTACAAGGTTTATGACCCTCAGCTGTGGAACGGTCTTCTTCAGAAAATGCTCTGCTTCAACTTG ATTAGCGACCTCCAGAAGGTGCTGGAAGCAGCGGTTGCCGTGCCAGCCCTGTGGGAG ATTTCTAGTTTCTCCAGGGCCTGGAAGAGTCTGCTGCTGGCACCTTTTATCACAG CTTCTTTACCCTTGAGCGTGGATCAACAAGCAACATTTCACAGGAACTTTGTTCTCCTTCTAAA GTGCCCGCTGTTGTTAAACATGGACTTGATTAGAATCGCCAAAGGCTTTGCCCAATTCAATCTGCTGGCCTTTGCCCTCGGAACGCTCCTGCTCATTCCTTGTGTCAGCAAAAAAGATCAGCAGGTTCAG GGCTTTCTTTGTGTGCACGACCCACTCGCTGTACTCGAACAAGAAGAGAAGCTCATGAACACGGGAGAATTTGCCGGAATTCCCTCACAG ATCAGGGACACCGTGCTGACGTACATGATGCAACACGATCAACACGTCCAACTCGTGAAGACCAATCACTTCACGCACATGAAGAAGTTGATGGCGACCAACGGCCAACCGGAGAAAGTGAAGGACCTGATCAATTATCTGATCAGCCACAACTG TCAGGAAGACGCTCACTGGCTGGCTCAAGAGTACATGAAACACAGACAACATGGAAATGCGACAAACTGA